A genomic region of Arachis stenosperma cultivar V10309 chromosome 9, arast.V10309.gnm1.PFL2, whole genome shotgun sequence contains the following coding sequences:
- the LOC130949088 gene encoding protein FAR1-RELATED SEQUENCE 5-like, whose protein sequence is MAFSTPEGGSISTLINPTQGDEQFSVGEVVIQEQEGSKVDEITDVVVTRKDELDSGHELPDHSGVGEEKIPVIGMSFGSLLLAQKFYANYAKKVLLVTKIRNTNFNKTRKKSKILVNQSIYYTREGYRECRVNAATRANRIIAMRCRATMYVMLDKEKESWVVSRLELRHSHSYSAKKVVHYHEYRELTMHAKCVITDNVEVGIRPNKMYLALVNKVGGFSNLGFSEKDVRNYITSNLRCSDDNEDFQGMMNYFVRMKEINPNFFYAIDVDNANKFRSALWVDARCRTSYEYYGDVVSFDTTYRRNMSVYLLLSYTYGLSFAFFVGVNHHGKSTFFGCALLGSEEIPSFEWVFTQ, encoded by the exons ATGGCATTTTCAACCCCGGAAGGCGGATCGATTAGTACATTGATCAATCCAACCCAAGGCGATGAACAATTCAGTGTGGGTGAAGTAGTTATTCAAGAGCAAGAGGGGTCGAAG GTCGACGAAATTACCGACGTCGTTGTGACTAGAAAGGATGAGTTGGACTCGGGACACGAG TTGCCAGATCATAGTGGGGTTGGTGAAGAGAAAATTCCAGTCATAGGAATGAGTTTTGGTTCGTTGCTTCTCGCACAGAAATTTTATGCAAACTATGCAAAGAAAGTTTTGCTCGTTACTAAAATCAGGAACACGAATTTCAACAAAACGCGAAAGAAATCAAAGATACTGGTTAATCAATCTATTTATTACACGCGAGAAGGTTATCGAGAGTGTAGGGTGAACGCAGCAACTCGAGCAAACAGAATTATAGCCATGAGATGCAGAGCAACGATGTATGTTATGCTGGACAAGGAGAAGGAAAGTTGGGTTGTGTCTAGATTAGAATTGAGGCATTCTCATTCCTATTCAGCTAAGAAAGTTGTCCACTATCATGAGTACCGCGAGTTGACCATGCATGCTAAGTGCGTCATTACGGATAACGTTGAGGTTGGAATAAGACCCAACAAGATGTATCTAGCACTGGTAAACAAGGTTGGTGGGTTCTCAAACCTGGGTTTTTCAGAAAAGGATGTCAGAAATTACATCACAAGCAATCTCCGATGCTCCGATGACAATGAGGACTTCCAGGGGATGATGAATTATTTTGTCCGAATGAAGGAAATCAATCCCAACTTCTTTTATGCCATAGATGTTGACAATGCTAATAAATTTAGGAGCGCACTATGGGTAGATGCAAGGTGCAGGACTTCGTATGAATATTACGGAGATGTGGTGTCGTTCGACACCACTTACAGAAGAAACATGTCTGTATACTTATTG TTATCGTATACTTATGGTCTGTCATTTGCATTCTTTGTCGGTGTAAACCACCATGGGAAATCTACTTTTTTTGGCTGTGCTTTACTTGGGAGCGAGGAGATCCCTAGTTTTGAGTGGGTATTCACGCAGTGA